CGTCCCCAGCTGTCGGTGTCTTTCACCTCGCAGTGGACCGCGCGGCCGCCAGCCAACCGGTCCATGGCCACGGTGGCGTGTTGACCGCAGGGCCAGCGCGAGCCATCCGAACCCTTGCAATACTGGCCCACTTCGGGCGCGTCGATACCGAACAGCCTGACCTTGGCGGTTCCCACCAGCAGGCTGTCGCCGTCCACGACTTCGGCCCTGCCAATGATCGTGGCCTGTCGGTTGGCCACCTGTTGGTCGGCTGCTATCGCCGGGTGATGTACCAGGGCCAACAGCAAGGCCAATGCCGGTAGCACGAGCTCAGTCTTCAAGCGTAGACGTATCACCCTCGTCCAGTCCCAGTTCGCGGGCGCGCAAGAGCCGGCGCATGATCTTTCCCGAACGCGTTTTCGGCAGCGTATCCACAAAGTCCAACTCCGAGGGGCGGGCTATGGGGCCGAGCTCCCGGGAAACGTGCTGCCTGAGTTCATCGGACAGATCAGCCCCCTGCTCGTAACCGTTGGCAGCCACCACGAACACCTTGATGCGCTCACCCTTGAGCTCGTCGGGCAAGCCAATGGCAGCCGACTCGGACACCGCCGGGTGAGAGATGAGCGAGCTCTCCACATCGGCGGTTCCGATTCGGTGCCCGGCAACGTTGAGCACGTCGTCCGACCGGCCGAGCACAGCCCAGTAGCCCTCATTGTCGCGCACCGCGATATCACCGGTCACATAACCACCCAGTCGCTCGCTGAAACAGGACTGGTAGCGCTCGTCGTCTTGCCAGATAGTCTGCATCATCCAGGGCACGGGTTGCTCCATGACCAGCGTGCCGCCTTCGCCGTCGTCCATGCGCCCGCCGGCTTCGTCGACGACCTTGAGCTTG
This genomic stretch from Candidatus Binatota bacterium harbors:
- a CDS encoding thermonuclease family protein encodes the protein MWIRCRKRVRERSCAGSCAPANWDWTRVIRLRLKTELVLPALALLLALVHHPAIAADQQVANRQATIIGRAEVVDGDSLLVGTAKVRLFGIDAPEVGQYCKGSDGSRWPCGQHATVAMDRLAGGRAVHCEVKDTDSWGRKVCVCKLGDGRDLSAAMVAAGWALAYRRFSNDYVDDETRAESQGVGIWRGSMVPPWKWRADRRGR